In the Cellulomonas sp. C5510 genome, GCCGCCACGTCCGCGTTCCAGGTCGAGGGCTCCACGACCGCCGACGGGCGCGGGCCGTCGGTCTGGGACACGTTCTGCGCGACGCCCGGGAAGGTGAAGGGCGGGGCGACGGGGGACCCGGGCGCCGACGTCTACCGGCGGTGGGCGGACGACATCCGGATCATGTCCGAGCTGGGCATCGGGTCCTACCGGTTCTCGGTCGCGTGGCCGCGCATCCAGCCGACCGGGGCGGGCGCGGCGAACCAGGCGGGGCTCGACTGGTACCGCCGGTTCGTCGACGGGCTGGTCGACGCCGGCATCCGGCCCGCGATCACGCTGTTCCACTGGGACCTGCCGCAGGCGCTCCAGGACGCGGGCGGGTGGGCGCGGCGGGACACGGCCGAGCGGTTCGCGGACTACGCCGGGATCGTGGTCGACGCGCTCGGCGACGTGGACGCCGACTGGTTCACGATCAACGAGCCCAAGACCCACGCGTACGTCGGCCACTGGTACGGCGCGCAGGCACCCGGTCTCCACGACCCCGCGACCGCGGTGGCGGCGGTGCACCACCAGCTGCTGGCGCACGGGTTGGCGGTCCGGCGGTTCCGGGAGAGCGGGGCGCGAGGGCGGATCGGGATCGCGCTCAACCTGCTGCCCGTCTACCCGCTGGAGGGCGCCGACGAGGCGGCGGCGCGGGTGGACGCCCGGGAGAACCGGCTCTTCCTCGACGCGGTGCTGCGGGGGTCCTACCCGCAGGACGCGATCGGCCCGGAACCCGGTCAGGTCCCGGCCGACCCGGACGCGTTCGCCGCGCTCGTGCAGGACGGGGACCTCGAGGTGATCAGCACACCGGCGGACCTGCTGGCCGTCCAGTACTACGGGGTCACCGGCGTGGGCGTCACCGGCGAGCAGGTGGAGATCCACCCGACGTCGGCGGCGACCTGGCAGCAGGTGTGGCCGGAGGGGCTGTACGACCTGCTGGTGCGGCTGCGCGACGAGTACCCGGCGATCCCCCTGCTGCTCACCGAGAACGGCATCCCCGACGAGACGCCGGAGCTCACCACCGACGACCCGTACCGGACGGAGTACCTGCGCACCCACATGCAGCAGGCCGCGCGGGCGATCGCCGACGGGGTGCCGCTCGAGGCGCACTACGTCTGGTCGTTCCTCGACAACTTCGAGTGGGGGGAGGGGTACCAGCAGCGCTGGGGCATCGTGGGGGTCGACTTCGACACCCAGGAGCGGGTGCCCAAGGACAGCTTCCGGTTCTACCAGCGGGTGATCGCCGGCAACGCGGTGCCGGCGGCCTGACCGTCCCCGTCGGGCCGGCCGGCGTCAGGGGGCGTCGGTGCGGGTCACTCCGCGTCGGGGGTGCGCGCCCGCCCGGCGTGGGCCCGGACGTCGTCCGCGAGCTGCTGCGCCTGCGCGTGGACGAGCATCCGCAGGACGTCGTACCGGCGGGCCACCTCCGCGTCCGTGGCGCCGCCGTCGCGGGCGGCCGCCCACTCGCGCTTCGCGGCGCGGACATCGGCATCGGTCACGTCGATCCGCCACTCGTCCCGTTCCATGGGACAAAGGTCCCACCAGTCGGCGGTCCGCCACAGGGGGACGGACCCGTTTCACCCGGGTGCATCCACCCGGAACCGTCACGTCACGCGGTCGGCGGCCGAAACGCCCGGTCCGGGTCGACCTGCCGACCGGTGCGGACGGGGCCACCATGGGTCCGTACGCCGCGACCCGCTCTGCCTCGTCGCGGCGTCGGCACCCGCGAGCCGGCCACCTGCTGCGTCGCGGGCGACCCGACCGCGCACGCCAGGGAACGGAGCGAGCACATGACCGAGAGCCCTCAGACCCCCGGGACCACCGGATCCGGCGGCACCACCGTCACCTACGACGTGGTGGTCATCGGCGCCGGAGCGGTCGGGGAGAACGCCGCGGACCGCGCCGGACGCCTCGGGCTGTCCGTCGCGGTGGTCGAGCACGAGCTCGTCGGCGGCGAGTGCTCGTACTGGGCCTGCATGCCGTCGAAGGCGCTGCTGCGCCCCGGCGCGGTCCTCGCGGCGGCGCAGGCGGTGCCCGGCACCGCGGAGCTGGTGACCGGCACGCCGGACCCGGCGCAGGTGCTGGCCCGCCGCGACGTCTTCACCTCGCACTGGGACGACCACGGGCAGGTCGAGTGGCTGGACTCGGCGGGCATCGCGCTGGTGCGCGGCACCGCGCGGTTCACCGGCCCGCGGGAGCTGCTCGTCGAGAGCGAGGAGGAGGACGTCCGCGTCATCGCCCGGCACGCCGTCGTCGTCGCCACCGGCAGCGAGCCGGTGATCCCGCCCGTCCCGGGTCTGGCGGAGTCCGCCCCCTGGACCTCACGGGAGGCCACGGCCGTCCAGGACGTGCCCGAGCGGCTCGCGATCCTGGGCGGCGGCGTGGTCGGCGTGGAGATGGCGGTGGCGTACCGGGACCTGGGTGCCGCGGTGACGCTGCTGGTCCGCGGCGACCGGGTGCTCACGGGTGCGGAGCCGTTCGCGTCGGAGGAGGTCGCGGCGGGGTTGCGTGACCTCGGCGTGGACGTGCGGCTCGGCACGGCGGTCACGGCGGTGCGCCGGGACGAGGACGGCGTGCACGTCGCCACCACCGGCCCGCAGGGGGAGGAGGAGGTGCACGCCGACGAGCTGCTCGTCGCCACCGGGCGCCGGCCGCGCACGGCGGACCTGGGTCTCGACGTCCTCGGGCTCGAGCCCGGCGCGCCGCTGGCCGTCGACGACGCGCTGGAGGTCACCGGGGTCGACGGGGGCTGGTTGTTCGCGGTCGGGGACGTCACGGGCCGCACCGCCACCACCCACCAGGGCAAGTACGACGCGCGCGTGGCGGGCGACGTCGTCGCCGCGCGGTTC is a window encoding:
- a CDS encoding GH1 family beta-glucosidase produces the protein MPSPTTPSLADLLRQGGPVLDRRTVLGLGAAAGVALLGACSAGPGPAPSASPGVWAPPAEPLAFPAGYTWGAATSAFQVEGSTTADGRGPSVWDTFCATPGKVKGGATGDPGADVYRRWADDIRIMSELGIGSYRFSVAWPRIQPTGAGAANQAGLDWYRRFVDGLVDAGIRPAITLFHWDLPQALQDAGGWARRDTAERFADYAGIVVDALGDVDADWFTINEPKTHAYVGHWYGAQAPGLHDPATAVAAVHHQLLAHGLAVRRFRESGARGRIGIALNLLPVYPLEGADEAAARVDARENRLFLDAVLRGSYPQDAIGPEPGQVPADPDAFAALVQDGDLEVISTPADLLAVQYYGVTGVGVTGEQVEIHPTSAATWQQVWPEGLYDLLVRLRDEYPAIPLLLTENGIPDETPELTTDDPYRTEYLRTHMQQAARAIADGVPLEAHYVWSFLDNFEWGEGYQQRWGIVGVDFDTQERVPKDSFRFYQRVIAGNAVPAA
- a CDS encoding NAD(P)/FAD-dependent oxidoreductase — encoded protein: MTESPQTPGTTGSGGTTVTYDVVVIGAGAVGENAADRAGRLGLSVAVVEHELVGGECSYWACMPSKALLRPGAVLAAAQAVPGTAELVTGTPDPAQVLARRDVFTSHWDDHGQVEWLDSAGIALVRGTARFTGPRELLVESEEEDVRVIARHAVVVATGSEPVIPPVPGLAESAPWTSREATAVQDVPERLAILGGGVVGVEMAVAYRDLGAAVTLLVRGDRVLTGAEPFASEEVAAGLRDLGVDVRLGTAVTAVRRDEDGVHVATTGPQGEEEVHADELLVATGRRPRTADLGLDVLGLEPGAPLAVDDALEVTGVDGGWLFAVGDVTGRTATTHQGKYDARVAGDVVAARFSEGHADAEREAGPWTRYRASADAAAVPQVVFTRPEVAWVGRTEQQARDAGLRVRAVSYPIGSVAGASVAADGYSGTAHLVLDEDRGVVVGATFTGPDAAEVLHAATIAVVGEVPLDRLWHAVPAYPTVSELWLRLLETAGL